One genomic segment of Ricinus communis isolate WT05 ecotype wild-type chromosome 3, ASM1957865v1, whole genome shotgun sequence includes these proteins:
- the LOC8283128 gene encoding probable auxin efflux carrier component 1c produces MITALDFYHVMTAMVPLYVAMILAYGSVKWWKIFTPDQCSGINRFVALFAVPLLSFHFISTNNPYTMNFRFIAADTLQKIIVLLVLAAWTFCSRRGCLEWTITLFSLSTLPNTLVMGIPLLKGMYGDFSGSLMVQIVVLQCIIWYTLMLFMFEYRGAKMLISEQFPDTAGSIVSIHVDSDIMSLDGRQPLETEAEIKEDGKLHVTVRKSNASRSDIFSRRSQGLSSTTPRPSNLTNAEIYSLQSSRNPTPRGSSFNHTDFYSMMAAGRNSNFGASDVYGLSASRGPTPRPSNFEEDGSNKPRYHYHGASGATHYPAPNPGMFSPTGSKGTAAANNNAKKPNGQAQHKGGAEDGGGRDLHMFVWSSSASPVSDVFGSHEYGAHDQKDVRLAVSPGKVDGHRENHHQEEYMEREDFSFGNRGAEREMNNHKGEKVMDDGRPKPMPPTSVMTRLILIMVWRKLIRNPNTYSSLIGLTWSLVSFRWNVEMPAIIAKSISILSDAGLGMAMFSLGLFMALQPRIIACGNSIAAFAMAVRFLTGPAVMAAASIAVGLRGTLLHVAIVQAALPQGIVPFVFAKEYNVHPDILSTGVIFGMLIALPITLVYYILLGL; encoded by the exons atgatcacAGCTTTAGACTTTTACCATGTAATGACTGCAATGGTGCCACTATACGTGGCTATGATCTTGGCTTATGGATCAGTGAAATGGTGGAAGATTTTCACTCCTGATCAGTGTTCAGGGATCAATCGTTTTGTTGCACTTTTTGCAGTACCTTTGCTCTCTTTCCATTTCATCTCCACCAATAATCCTTATACTATGAACTTTCGCTTCATAGCTGCTGATACTCTCCAGAAGATCATAGTTCTTTTAGTGTTGGCAGCCTGGACCTTTTGTAGCAGAAGGGGTTGCTTAGAATGGACTATTACACTGTTTTCTCTATCAACTTTACCAAATACTCTTGTTATGGGTATTCCTTTGCTTAAAGGAATGTATGGTGATTTTTCTGGTAGTTTAATGGTGCAAATAGTTGTTCTCCAGTGTATTATTTGGTACACTTTAATGCTTTTCATGTTTGAATATAGAGGTGCTAAAATGCTCATTTCTGAGCAATTCCCAGATACTGCTGGCTCTATTGTCTCCATCCATGTTGATTCTGATATCATGTCACTTGATGGAAGGCAACCTTTGGAAACTGAAGCTGAGATTAAAGAAGATGGTAAACTTCATGTCACTGTTAGAAAATCTAATGCTTCAAGATCAGATATTTTCTCAAGAAGGTCCCAAGGTTTGTCTTCTACAACACCCAGACCATCAAATCTAACAAATGCTGAAATTTACTCTTTGCAATCATCAAGAAACCCAACTCCTAGAGGTTCTAGTTTCAATCATACTGATTTTTACTCCATGATGGCTGCTGGGAGAAACTCCAACTTTGGTGCTTCAGATGTTTATGGTCTATCTGCCTCTAGGGGACCCACACCTAGGCCATCGAACTTTGAAGAAGATGGTAGTAACAAGCCAAGGTACCATTACCATGGGGCCAGTGGTGCAACCCATTATCCTGCACCAAACCCTGGAATGTTTTCACCAACTGGGTCTAAAGGAACTGCTGCTGCTAACAATAACGCAAAGAAGCCTAATGGTCAAGCACAACATAAAGGTGGTGCTGAAGATGGAGGTGGCAGGGATCTTCACATGTTTGTATGGAGTTCTAGTGCTTCTCCTGTTTCTGATGTATTTGGTAGTCATGAATATGGTGCTCATGATCAGAAAGATGTTAGATTGGCTGTGTCTCCAGGAAAAG TTGATGGACATAGAGAGAATCATCATCAAGAGGAATATATGGAGAGAGAAGATTTCAGCTTTGGCAATAGGGGAGCAGAGAGAGAAATGAACAACCATAAGGGTGAAAAAGTAATGGATGATGGAAGGCCAAAACCCATGCCTCCAACAAGTGTCATGACAAGACTTATACTGATCATGGTTTGGAGGAAACTCATTAGAAACCCCAACACTTACTCAAGCTTAATTGGTTTAACTTGGTCTCTAGTTTCATTCAG GTGGAATGTAGAAATGCCTGCCATCATAGCAAAGTCCATTTCCATTCTGTCAGATGCAGGACTTGGCATGGCCATGTTCAGTCTTG GTCTGTTCATGGCTTTGCAACCAAGGATCATAGCATGTGGAAATTCCATTGCAGCTTTTGCTATGGCTGTGAGATTCCTTACAGGTCCAGCTGTCATGGCAGCTGCTTCTATTGCTGTTGGCCTTAGAGGAACGCTCTTACATGTTGCCATTGTCCAg GCAGCTCTACCACAAGGAATTGTCCCCTTTGTCTTTGCCAAGGAATACAACGTACACCCTGATATTCTCAGCACAGG GGTGATATTTGGGATGCTGATTGCATTGCCTATAACTCTTGTGTACTACATTCTATTGGGGTTGTGA